acagctataaggtctctctcctgtgtgtgttctctggtgtatattCAGATGGCTAGATGTaaaaaaactcttcccacattgagcacagctataaggtttctctcctgtgtgtgttctctggtgaagAGTCAGATTACACAACTTTGTAAAACTATTCCCACATTCATCACAGCTAtacggtttctctcctgtgtgtgttctctggtgtgatatcaggtTGCTTagctgagtaaaactcttcccacattgccCACAGCtatatggtttctctcctgtgtgtgttctctggtgtatcttcagctggctagatgttaaaaaactcttcccacattgagtacagctaaaaggtttctctcctgtgtgtattctctggtgtatcTTCAGATGGCTAGATGTAAAAAagctcttcccacattgagtacagctatacggtttctctcctgtgtgtgatcTTTGGTGTACAGTAAGATGGCTAGATGTatcaaaactcttcccacattcatCACAGCTAtacggcttctctcctgtgtgtgttctctggtgtgatatcaggcTGCTTTGCTGAGTAAAACTCATCCCACATTcaccacagctataaggtttctctcctgtgtgtgttctctggtgtgttaTCAGGCTGGTTGaatgagtaaaactcttcccacattgagtacagctataaggtttctctcctgtgtgtgttctctggtgtgatatcaggcTGGATGaatgagtaaaactcttcccacattgagtacagctataagatttctctcctgtgtgtgttctctggtgtgatatcaggcTGGATGAATgaataaaactcttcccacattgagtacagctataaggtttctctcctgtgtgtgttctctggtgtgatatcaggcTGGATGAATgaataaaactcttcccacattgagtacagctataaggtttctctcctgtgtgtgttctctggtgtgatatcaggcTGGATGAAtgagtaaaactctttccacattgaGTACAGTTATACGATTTCTCTACTGTGTGGATTCTCTGATGAATTTTAATGCCTGCTGaggtgaatctcttcccacagtcagaacaGCAGTGAGATATCTTCCCTGTGGATCTCTGCAGGTGTTTCTTGAGGTGTTCTAATGTGGAGGGACTCTTCTCTGCCTTgtcagcatcatgaggttgttgaggctccccagaggatccacggtagtcatgtctctctcctgcGTGAGcaacaaagtcagacagatggttaaaggcCAACAACAGCGGAAATCCATTGTAAAAAGTGATGCCAACAGCGTAGCCATGATGTTGTACAACAATTGATGTTGTACAACAATCATATTTTGTCTTATTTTCacattagtagtaacatctaAGATTGTAGA
The window above is part of the Oncorhynchus gorbuscha isolate QuinsamMale2020 ecotype Even-year linkage group LG21, OgorEven_v1.0, whole genome shotgun sequence genome. Proteins encoded here:
- the LOC124007960 gene encoding zinc finger protein 883-like — translated: MSFLNFSPPAKEEAVCWTEKEALGLNIVVKEEKEEEAVTVKKQVEGEAVTVKEEKDASVKEEEGAFRVKGEEEDVTVKEEEEEDAVFGVKKEGEITVTLKDEGEIGDLSNTRERHDYRGSSGEPQQPHDADKAEKSPSTLEHLKKHLQRSTGKISHCCSDCGKRFTSAGIKIHQRIHTVEKSYNCTQCGKSFTHSSSLISHQRTHTGEKPYSCTQCGKSFIHSSSLISHQRTHTGEKPYSCTQCGKSFIHSSSLISHQRTHTGEKSYSCTQCGKSFTHSSSLISHQRTHTGEKPYSCTQCGKSFTHSTSLITHQRTHTGEKPYSCGECGMSFTQQSSLISHQRTHTGEKPYSCDECGKSFDTSSHLTVHQRSHTGEKPYSCTQCGKSFFTSSHLKIHQRIHTGEKPFSCTQCGKSFLTSSQLKIHQRTHTGEKPYSCGQCGKSFTQLSNLISHQRTHTGEKPYSCDECGNSFTKLCNLTLHQRTHTGEKPYSCAQCGKSFFTSSHLNIHQRTHTGERPYSCDPCGKSFTQLSSLISHQRIHTGEKPYSCTQCVKSFTHLSSLISHQRTHTGEKPYSCDRCGKSFTQLSSLISHQRIHTGEKPYSCTQCGKSFTHISTLISHQRTHTGDKPYSCNECGKSFVQSGNLTVHQRTHTGEKLYSCNQCGKSFVQSGNLTVHQITHTGKKS